The following are encoded in a window of Chionomys nivalis chromosome X, mChiNiv1.1, whole genome shotgun sequence genomic DNA:
- the Rap2c gene encoding ras-related protein Rap-2c — protein MREYKVVVLGSGGVGKSALTVQFVTGTFIEKYDPTIEDFYRKEIEVDSSPSVLEILDTAGTEQFASMRDLYIKNGQGFILVYSLVNQQSFQDIKPMRDQIVRVKRYEKVPLILVGNKVDLEPEREVMSSEGRALAQEWGCPFMETSAKSKSMVDELFAEIVRQMNYSSLPEKQDQCCTTCVVQ, from the exons ATGAGGGAATACAAGGTAGTGGTGTTAGGGAGCGGAGGGGTTGGCAAATCTGCCCTCACCGTGCAGTTTGTCACCGGGACTTTCATTGAGAAATATGACCCCACCATTGAAGATTTCTACCGCAAAGAGATCGAAGTGGACTCTTCCCCCTCAGTACTGGAAATTCTGGACACCGCAGGAACCGAGCAGTTTGCCTCCATGAGAGATCTGTACATCAAAAACGGCCAAGGTTTCATCCTGGTGTATAGTTTGGTTAATCAACAGTCTTTTCAG GATATCAAGCCAATGAGAGATCAGATTGTGAGAGTGAAGAGATATGAAAAAGTTCCACTAATCCTAGTAGGAAACAAGGTGGATCTGGAACCAGAAAGAGAGGTTATGTCTTCAGAAGGCAGAGCTCTGGCTCAAGAATGGGGCTGTCCTTTCATGGAAACATCAGCAAAAAGTAAATCAATGGTGGATGAACTTTTTGCTGAGATCGTCAGGCAAATGAACTATTCATCCCTCCCTGAGAAGCAAGATCAGTGTTGTACAACTTGTGTTGTccagtaa